One Engraulis encrasicolus isolate BLACKSEA-1 chromosome 5, IST_EnEncr_1.0, whole genome shotgun sequence DNA segment encodes these proteins:
- the LOC134448546 gene encoding uncharacterized protein LOC134448546 isoform X1 gives MQSEEEARAIETAVRAAVLSVVEVVNHINTIRLEHYQRKVAERDKENAVLRAEIIKAEEELVFLRRLMGLQQSEHLVAAPSTELQVQAKEINMGTHHPKRARETDQRRVKQSKVTASIMSAAEKQRLYRARRDADPRRRAEYLESEKKRWMKDRLSGKKKLINERSPKERSVIRRKWRLASERRRASKVSIQLQTALNSEGSHPQEAGSDSEFQFECLSLETTTSVQGSSAPVMSPSHDTGGHMDFTGFNLPLVKEERAKSDTVYIKCEVKEENASDSLEDVSTHQDHSFLSCTLERETLDSYSFTHHHHPSEVQSDTISGHSAPQEDDRLPCSLPRRGKTEGYDDSRERLRRHRERVRADPVKHQAYLEKERRRYQQRKKPIHELPEEMQRHTREVWRRAARRKRDREKSQTGYWAQPL, from the exons ATGCAAAGCGAAGAGGAAGCTCGTGCTATTGAGACAGCTGTAAGAGCAGCTGTATTGAGTGTGGTGGAAGTGGTAAATCACATCAACACAATCCGACTTGAGCATTATCAAAGAAAGGTTGCTGAACGGGACAAGGAAAATGCTGTTCTCAGAGCAGAGATCATCAAGGCAGAGGAAGAACTGGTATTTCTGCGGCGGCTGATGGGCTTGCAACAAAGTGAACACCTTGTCGCAGCGCCGAGCACTGAGTTACAGGTGCAGGCAAAGGAGATAAATATGGGCACCCATCATCCAAAACGTGCAAGGGAAACTGACCAAAGACGCGTAAAACAGTCAAAAG TCACAGCGTCCATCATGAGTGCAGCTGAAAAGCAGAGGCTGTATCGTGCCCGCCGAGATGCAGACCCCAGGAGAAGGGCAGAATATCTTGAAtcggagaaaaagagatggatgaAAGATAGGTTGTCTGGGAAGAAGAAACTCATCAACGAGCGCAGCCCGAAAGAGAGGAGTGTAATTAGGAGGAAGTGGAGGTTAGCCAGTGAGAGGAGAAGGGCATCAAAAGTCAGCATCCAATTACAAACAGCACTAAATTCTGAAGGGTCACATCCACAAGAAGCAG GAAGTGATTCTGAGTTCcagtttgagtgtttgagtctgGAAACAACCACGTCAGTTCAAGGGTCTTCAGCTCCGGTGATGTCACCATCTCACGACACGGGAGGACACATGGACTTCACCGGCTTCAATTTGCCTCTGGTCAAAGAGGAGCGTGCAAAATCAGACACTGTTTACATTAAGtgtgaggtgaaggaggagaacgCCAGTGACTCTCTGGAGGACGTGTCCACTCATCAAGACCACAGTTTTCTGTCATGCACTCTGGAAAGAGAGACTCTGGACAGCTACAGCTTCACCCATCATCATCACCCATCAGAGGTCCAGTCGGACACCATAAGTGGCCATAGTGCTCCACAAGAAGACGACAGACTGCCCTGCTCTCTCCCAAGGCGTGGAAAAA CAGAAGGGTATGATGATagcagagagagattgagacggCACCGGGAGAGGGTCCGTGCCGACCCAGTGAAGCACCAAGCCTACCTGGAGAAGGAGAGACGCAG GTACCAGCAGAGGAAAAAGCCAATTCATGAGTTGCCTGAAGAGATGCAGAGGCACAcgagggaggtgtggaggagagcaGCCAGAAGAAAACGAGACCGGGAAAAATCTCAAACTGGTTATTGGGCACAGCCTCTCTGA
- the LOC134448546 gene encoding uncharacterized protein LOC134448546 isoform X4, producing MQSEEEARAIETAVRAAVLSVVEVVNHINTIRLEHYQRKVAERDKENAVLRAEIIKAEEELVFLRRLMGLQQSEHLVAAPSTELQVQAKEINMGTHHPKRARETDQRRVKQSKGSDSEFQFECLSLETTTSVQGSSAPVMSPSHDTGGHMDFTGFNLPLVKEERAKSDTVYIKCEVKEENASDSLEDVSTHQDHSFLSCTLERETLDSYSFTHHHHPSEVQSDTISGHSAPQEDDRLPCSLPRRGKTEGYDDSRERLRRHRERVRADPVKHQAYLEKERRRYQQRKKPIHELPEEMQRHTREVWRRAARRKRDREKSQTGYWAQPL from the exons ATGCAAAGCGAAGAGGAAGCTCGTGCTATTGAGACAGCTGTAAGAGCAGCTGTATTGAGTGTGGTGGAAGTGGTAAATCACATCAACACAATCCGACTTGAGCATTATCAAAGAAAGGTTGCTGAACGGGACAAGGAAAATGCTGTTCTCAGAGCAGAGATCATCAAGGCAGAGGAAGAACTGGTATTTCTGCGGCGGCTGATGGGCTTGCAACAAAGTGAACACCTTGTCGCAGCGCCGAGCACTGAGTTACAGGTGCAGGCAAAGGAGATAAATATGGGCACCCATCATCCAAAACGTGCAAGGGAAACTGACCAAAGACGCGTAAAACAGTCAAAAG GAAGTGATTCTGAGTTCcagtttgagtgtttgagtctgGAAACAACCACGTCAGTTCAAGGGTCTTCAGCTCCGGTGATGTCACCATCTCACGACACGGGAGGACACATGGACTTCACCGGCTTCAATTTGCCTCTGGTCAAAGAGGAGCGTGCAAAATCAGACACTGTTTACATTAAGtgtgaggtgaaggaggagaacgCCAGTGACTCTCTGGAGGACGTGTCCACTCATCAAGACCACAGTTTTCTGTCATGCACTCTGGAAAGAGAGACTCTGGACAGCTACAGCTTCACCCATCATCATCACCCATCAGAGGTCCAGTCGGACACCATAAGTGGCCATAGTGCTCCACAAGAAGACGACAGACTGCCCTGCTCTCTCCCAAGGCGTGGAAAAA CAGAAGGGTATGATGATagcagagagagattgagacggCACCGGGAGAGGGTCCGTGCCGACCCAGTGAAGCACCAAGCCTACCTGGAGAAGGAGAGACGCAG GTACCAGCAGAGGAAAAAGCCAATTCATGAGTTGCCTGAAGAGATGCAGAGGCACAcgagggaggtgtggaggagagcaGCCAGAAGAAAACGAGACCGGGAAAAATCTCAAACTGGTTATTGGGCACAGCCTCTCTGA
- the LOC134448546 gene encoding uncharacterized protein LOC134448546 isoform X3, whose product MQSEEEARAIETAVRAAVLSVVEVVNHINTIRLEHYQRKVAERDKENAVLRAEIIKAEEELVFLRRLMGLQQSEHLVAAPSTELQVQAKEINMGTHHPKRARETDQRRVKQSKVTASIMSAAEKQRLYRARRDADPRRRAEYLESEKKRWMKDRLSGKKKLINERSPKERSVIRRKWRLASERRRASKVSIQLQTALNSEGSHPQEAGSDSEFQFECLSLETTTSVQGSSAPVMSPSHDTGGHMDFTGFNLPLVKEERAKSDTVYIKCEVKEENASDSLEDVSTHQDHSFLSCTLERETLDSYSFTHHHHPSEVQSDTISGHSAPQEDDRLPCSLPRRGKTEGYDDSRERLRRHRERVRADPVKHQAYLEKERRRQVPAEEKANS is encoded by the exons ATGCAAAGCGAAGAGGAAGCTCGTGCTATTGAGACAGCTGTAAGAGCAGCTGTATTGAGTGTGGTGGAAGTGGTAAATCACATCAACACAATCCGACTTGAGCATTATCAAAGAAAGGTTGCTGAACGGGACAAGGAAAATGCTGTTCTCAGAGCAGAGATCATCAAGGCAGAGGAAGAACTGGTATTTCTGCGGCGGCTGATGGGCTTGCAACAAAGTGAACACCTTGTCGCAGCGCCGAGCACTGAGTTACAGGTGCAGGCAAAGGAGATAAATATGGGCACCCATCATCCAAAACGTGCAAGGGAAACTGACCAAAGACGCGTAAAACAGTCAAAAG TCACAGCGTCCATCATGAGTGCAGCTGAAAAGCAGAGGCTGTATCGTGCCCGCCGAGATGCAGACCCCAGGAGAAGGGCAGAATATCTTGAAtcggagaaaaagagatggatgaAAGATAGGTTGTCTGGGAAGAAGAAACTCATCAACGAGCGCAGCCCGAAAGAGAGGAGTGTAATTAGGAGGAAGTGGAGGTTAGCCAGTGAGAGGAGAAGGGCATCAAAAGTCAGCATCCAATTACAAACAGCACTAAATTCTGAAGGGTCACATCCACAAGAAGCAG GAAGTGATTCTGAGTTCcagtttgagtgtttgagtctgGAAACAACCACGTCAGTTCAAGGGTCTTCAGCTCCGGTGATGTCACCATCTCACGACACGGGAGGACACATGGACTTCACCGGCTTCAATTTGCCTCTGGTCAAAGAGGAGCGTGCAAAATCAGACACTGTTTACATTAAGtgtgaggtgaaggaggagaacgCCAGTGACTCTCTGGAGGACGTGTCCACTCATCAAGACCACAGTTTTCTGTCATGCACTCTGGAAAGAGAGACTCTGGACAGCTACAGCTTCACCCATCATCATCACCCATCAGAGGTCCAGTCGGACACCATAAGTGGCCATAGTGCTCCACAAGAAGACGACAGACTGCCCTGCTCTCTCCCAAGGCGTGGAAAAA CAGAAGGGTATGATGATagcagagagagattgagacggCACCGGGAGAGGGTCCGTGCCGACCCAGTGAAGCACCAAGCCTACCTGGAGAAGGAGAGACGCAGGCAG GTACCAGCAGAGGAAAAAGCCAATTCATGA
- the LOC134448546 gene encoding uncharacterized protein LOC134448546 isoform X2 has translation MQSEEEARAIETAVRAAVLSVVEVVNHINTIRLEHYQRKVAERDKENAVLRAEIIKAEEELVFLRRLMGLQQSEHLVAAPSTELQVQAKEINMGTHHPKRARETDQRRVKQSKVTASIMSAAEKQRLYRARRDADPRRRAEYLESEKKRWMKDRLSGKKKLINERSPKERSVIRRKWRLASERRRASKVSIQLQTALNSEGSHPQEAGSDSEFQFECLSLETTTSVQGSSAPVMSPSHDTGGHMDFTGFNLPLVKEERAKSDTVYIKCEVKEENASDSLEDVSTHQDHSFLSCTLERETLDSYSFTHHHHPSEVQSDTISGHSAPQEDDRLPCSLPRRGKKGYDDSRERLRRHRERVRADPVKHQAYLEKERRRYQQRKKPIHELPEEMQRHTREVWRRAARRKRDREKSQTGYWAQPL, from the exons ATGCAAAGCGAAGAGGAAGCTCGTGCTATTGAGACAGCTGTAAGAGCAGCTGTATTGAGTGTGGTGGAAGTGGTAAATCACATCAACACAATCCGACTTGAGCATTATCAAAGAAAGGTTGCTGAACGGGACAAGGAAAATGCTGTTCTCAGAGCAGAGATCATCAAGGCAGAGGAAGAACTGGTATTTCTGCGGCGGCTGATGGGCTTGCAACAAAGTGAACACCTTGTCGCAGCGCCGAGCACTGAGTTACAGGTGCAGGCAAAGGAGATAAATATGGGCACCCATCATCCAAAACGTGCAAGGGAAACTGACCAAAGACGCGTAAAACAGTCAAAAG TCACAGCGTCCATCATGAGTGCAGCTGAAAAGCAGAGGCTGTATCGTGCCCGCCGAGATGCAGACCCCAGGAGAAGGGCAGAATATCTTGAAtcggagaaaaagagatggatgaAAGATAGGTTGTCTGGGAAGAAGAAACTCATCAACGAGCGCAGCCCGAAAGAGAGGAGTGTAATTAGGAGGAAGTGGAGGTTAGCCAGTGAGAGGAGAAGGGCATCAAAAGTCAGCATCCAATTACAAACAGCACTAAATTCTGAAGGGTCACATCCACAAGAAGCAG GAAGTGATTCTGAGTTCcagtttgagtgtttgagtctgGAAACAACCACGTCAGTTCAAGGGTCTTCAGCTCCGGTGATGTCACCATCTCACGACACGGGAGGACACATGGACTTCACCGGCTTCAATTTGCCTCTGGTCAAAGAGGAGCGTGCAAAATCAGACACTGTTTACATTAAGtgtgaggtgaaggaggagaacgCCAGTGACTCTCTGGAGGACGTGTCCACTCATCAAGACCACAGTTTTCTGTCATGCACTCTGGAAAGAGAGACTCTGGACAGCTACAGCTTCACCCATCATCATCACCCATCAGAGGTCCAGTCGGACACCATAAGTGGCCATAGTGCTCCACAAGAAGACGACAGACTGCCCTGCTCTCTCCCAAGGCGTGGAAAAA AAGGGTATGATGATagcagagagagattgagacggCACCGGGAGAGGGTCCGTGCCGACCCAGTGAAGCACCAAGCCTACCTGGAGAAGGAGAGACGCAG GTACCAGCAGAGGAAAAAGCCAATTCATGAGTTGCCTGAAGAGATGCAGAGGCACAcgagggaggtgtggaggagagcaGCCAGAAGAAAACGAGACCGGGAAAAATCTCAAACTGGTTATTGGGCACAGCCTCTCTGA